AGATACAACTCCTCCGGCTCCCAACGCAGGGCGGTGTCCAGGGAGTACCGCCACGATTCGGCGGTCTGGCCGTCGATGCCGTAGATGAGGTCGATGTTGAGGGTCGGGAAGCCCACGGCGCGGATGCGGTCGAGGGCGGTCTCGACCTCGGCGCGTTTCTGGGGGCGCACGGCCGCGCGGGCCTCCTCGTCGATGAAGCTCTGCACGCCGATGGAGATCCGGGTCGTTCCGCGTTCGGCGAGGACCGTCAGCCGGTCGGTGGTCGCGGTGGCCGGGGACGTCTCGACGGCGAGCGGGACGGCCCGCAGGTCCGCGAAGCGTTCGGCGATGTCGCAGAGCCGCGTGAGCTCCGGCGCCGTCAGGTAGGTGGGCGTACCGCCGCCGATCGCGGTCGTGGCGAACGACGCCCCGCCGAGGGTGTCGAGCGCGTCGCGCACCGCCGTCGCCTGCCGTTCGAGCGCGTCCAGGTAGGCGGTGGTGAGGTCCTCGGTCGCGCCGGTACGGGTGAACAGGTTGCAGAAGCCGCAGCGCATCTCGCAGAACGGCACGTGCAGGTAGAGGAAGAGGGAGCCGAGGTCCTCCCCCGCCCATACGTCGTGGAGCCGGGGCCGGGGTTTCAGGTGCCGGTACGCGGTCTTGTGCGGATAGGCGTAGACGTAGCCCTGGTACGGGCCGACGGCGGCCTCGACGGTGTCGGTGACGGTCATGACAGCACGAACTCCCCGTAAGGAACGGTCCAGACGGCCTCGTGGCCGATCCGGTGCCCGGTGTGGCCGTCCTCCCCGTAGGCGGTGCCATGGTCCGAGCAGATGATGACGAGGCACGGCCGCCGCATGAGCCCCAAGAGCCGGCCGATGTGCCGGTCCACGTACTCCAGCGCGGCGGCGTGGGACTCGATGGAGTCGCCGTGCTCCCGGATGGCTCCGTCGAGGTGGTACCAGTTGGGCTGGTGCAGCGCCGACACGTTCAGGAAGAGGAACAGCCTGCGGTCGGCGGGCAGCCGCGCCATGACCTCCGCGACCCGGGTGATCTGGTGCTCCAGCGATGCCGGGTCGGCGACCCCGAACCCCGGCTCCCAGTGGCTCTCGGCGAACAGCCCCGGCAGCGCGGAGCCCAGCGGTGTGAGCCCGTTGAAGAACCCGACGCCGCCCACGCACACCGTGTGATACCCGGCGGCGGCCAGCCCGGTCGGCAGGTCGGCGGCGTCGAACACCCAGGTCCCCGGCGCGGTCGTCTCGCTCCCCGGGAACGCGGCGGCGAACGGCCTCGGATGCGGCCCCGGGCCCGCCGGCGTCGGCAGGAACCCCGCGAACATGGCGGCGTGCGAGGCGTACGTGAAGCTGCCCGGCGCGTGCCGCCGCTCCCACCTCCCGCCCGGCAGCACCGCCGCCAGATCGGGTGTACGCCCGGCCTCGACGAGCGCGGCGGCCACGTCGTACCGCAGCGTGTCCAGCGTCACCAGCAGCAGATCATGGCTGCCGACGACCTCGTTCATGTCGATCACACGCCTCCCCCTCCTCCGCTCACGTCCGCCGCCCCCTGCGCGCACCCGAACCCGCGCCGCGAGCCGTGGGCGCATGGTGCCGCCGTTCGGGAGAGGGCGGCCCTGACCTGGGCGGTGTAGGTGTCGAGGCCCTCGGCGGCCGTGCCGGGGAGGCCGGGGAGGTTCGGGAGGAGGTCGCCGAAGGCGTTGACCTCGGCGACGGAGAGGCCGTGCCAGTCGAGGCCCACGAGGAGGTCGACGCCGACCATGGGGCTGCCGGGGAAGCGGCGGGCGGCATCGGCGCACACGGCGAGGGCCCGCCGCCAGCCGGTCTCCCCCAGGGCGGCGCGGACGGCGGTGAGGTCGCCGCGCAGGCCGCCCAGGTGCAGGTTGGTCATGGGGTGGCGGCTGGTGCGGACGACGGCGTGGGTCGGGACGCCGTCGATCACCACGACCCGCAGGTCGAGGACGCGGCCGTCGAGGGCGGCCTTGGGCACCCACCGCTCCACGTGGAGGCCGTCGGTGGCGAGGGCGTCGATGAGGGCGGCGACCTCGGGCTCCGTCTCGTACGAGCGGACGCGCAGGGAGTTGCGGTAGCCGCCGTCGGGGGCGGGGACGGCGGAGGTGACGGCCTTGATCCGGCGGCCGGCGAACTGGAGCGCGACGACCCCCGAGCCCGACGAGCCGTGCGCGGGCTTGACGAAGACCCGCGACCATCGGGCCTCGGAGAGCCGTTCCCGCAGGTGGGCGTAGTCGTGGACGGCACCGCCCAGAGCGGGCGGGACCGGCACCCCGGCCGCCGACAGGCGAGCGTGGCAGCGCCGCTTGTCGAACATGACCGCGATCTCGTCGGGGTCGTTCACCATCACCGCCCCGTCCCGCCGGGCGCCGGCGGCGATGCGGGAGAGGGCGGCGGTGAACGTCGCGTACCAGCGGGCGCCGCCGCCGACCCGGGCGGGGTCGCCGGGCCCGCGCAGCAGCGCGTCGCACGCGGCGTCCTCGCCCGGGGAGTCGATGCGCAGCAGGGTCCCCGGGCGGAACGACGGCGGGACGTCCGACAGCACGTCACGCCAGGCGAGCACGTCGGGCGGCGGGAGCCCGGACGCCTCGCACGCGGCGGCGAAGAGGGTCACCCTCCGGTCGCCGGGTGTGCCGACCACGGTGAAGGTCATGGCTACTCCGAGACCATGACCCAGCGGTCGTCATCGTCGCCGGAGTGGCCGTTGCCCTCGCTCAGGTCGACGCGGACGCCGGGCAGCGCGGCGCGGACGCGGGCCTCCATCGCCTCGCTGAGGTAGTGATGGTGCAGGTCGAGGCTGCGCAGATGGGTCAGCGGCTGCCCGGCCAGCAGCGCCTCGGCGCCGGTGTCGCTCAGCGTGCCCATGGACAGCGCCAGCGTCTCCAGCCGGGCGACGATCGGGGCCTGCGCGACCGCCGCCGCGATCTCGTCCTGGATCTCGGAGTCCTGGAGACCGAGGTGACGAAGGGCCGGCAGCCGTTCACCGGACAGGATCGGCGCGAGGTCGGCGACCGTGGCGTCACCGCCGTAGTTCTCCATGCCGAGCCACATCTCCAGCCGTTCCAGCGCCGGCAGCTCGGAGGCGGCGACGGCGCGGACCAGCTCACCGGGCAGGCCGCCGGACTCGAACCACAGCTCGCGCAGGTGCGCGCCGCGGAAGGGCCGCAACCGCTGCCCCTCCACCGCGGGCTCCTCACCGCTGCGCAGCCCGAGCCGCTCCAGGCGCGGGTACGCGGTGACGATGGGCCCGATGTCGACGAGCGGGATCCAGGAGATCTCGCGTTCCTCCACCACGACGTCGCCGACGAAGAGGGAGCGCAGGTTCTTGAGGCGGTCGGCGGCGGCCACCAGCTCGGCCGTCACGTCGCTGCGGTCGCCGGGGCCGCCGTAGTACTCCCACCAGCCGATGACCAGGGCCGTCACCGAACCGGGGTCGACCACCTCGAGGAACCGGTCGAAGACCCGCCCGAAGGAGCCCTCGGTCTGCTCGACCCTGACCCGCCAGGCGACCCCGGCGGGCGGCGCGTCGAGGGCCTCCCCGTTGCGCCGGACGCCCCCCTCGGTGAAGTCGACCACCGGCAGGTCGGCGAACTCGTTCAAGCGTCCGTGGATCAGCATGGGTCGTCCCCCTTCGAACGCGCGGCCGTCACTCGGCCACCGCCACGAAGCGCCACTCCTCGTCCGGGTCCTCCTGGCCGTCGAGGTCGACCTCGACGCCGGGGAGCGCCGTGCGGACCCGGGTCACCATCGCGTCGCTGAGGTAGTGGTGGTGCAGGTTGAGGGAACGCAGGTGGGTGAGGGGCTGGCCGGACAGCAGCGCCTCCGCGCCCTCGTCGGTCAGCGCGCCCATGGACAGGTCCAGCGACTCCAGCCGGGCCACCACGGGGGCCGCGGCGACGGCGACGGCGATCTCGTCCTGGATCTCGGAGTCCTGCAGACCGAGGTGGCGCAGTGCGGGCAGCCGCTCGCCGGACAGGATCGGCGCCATGTCGGCGACCGTGGCGTCGCCGCCGTAGTCGCCGACGCCGAGCCACATCACGAGGCTCTCCAGGTTGGGCAGGTCGGAGGCGGCGACCGCGCGGACCACGCCGGCGGGCAGGCCGCCGGACTCGAACCTCAGCTCGCGCAGGTGCTCGCTGTGCAGCGGGTCGAGGGCGAGCCCGCCGCCGCCGCGCACGCCCAGCCGCTCCAGCAGGGGGAACCTCGCCAGCAGCTCACCGATATGGGACTGCTCGATCCACGAGATCTCCGACTCCTCCATCACGATGTCGCCGATGAACAGCGAACGGACGTTCGGGAACCGGTCGGCGACGGAGGCCAGCGGCTTGAACGGCGCGCACTCCTCGTCCTCGTAGGACATGTTCCAGTAGCCGATGATGAGCGCGGTGACCTTCTCGGTGTCCACGTACTCCACGAAGCGCCCGAGCACCTCGGCGAACGCGGCGTCCTCGAAATGGGTGCCGACGTGCCAGGCGACGGAGTCGGCCTCGGGCAGCCCTTCGCGTTCGGTGTCCGGGCCGAAGCCGTGAACGGGCAGGCCGGCGTACTCGGTGAGGTGCTCGACGATCATGGGTCGCCTTTCCGATGTTTGGGACGGGACAGTCCTATCAGAGGCCGCCGACAACCCTCTCCCGATACGCGAAAGCCCCCCGGCCGGACAATCCGACCGAGGGGCTGACGAGGCGCGGATCAGGACGACGGCAGCACGGAGCCCCGGTACCTGTCCTGGATGAACTTCTTGACCTCGGCGCTCTGCAGCAGTTCGACGAGCTTCCTCACCTGCGGGTCGTTCTCCTCACCGGCCTGGGTGACGATCCCGTTGGCGTAGGGGTTGCCGGCGGCCCTCTCCAGCACGAGGGCGTCCTTGGCGGGGGTCAGCCCGCCTTCGAGGGCGTAGTTGCCGTTGATGACGGCCGCGTCGACGTCCTGGAGGGAGCGGGGGAGCTGGGCGGCCTCCAGCGCCTTGAACTTCAGGCCCTTGGCGTTGGCGGCGACGTCGCGTTCGGTGGCGTTGGCGCCCGCGCCCGGCTTGAGGGTGATCAGCCCGTTGTCGGCGAGCAGCTTCAGGGCCCGGGCGCCGTTCGTGGCGTCGTTGGGAATGGCCACGGTGGCGCCCTGCTTCAGCTCGTTCAGGGACGTGACCTTCTTGGAGTACGCGCCGAGCGGCTCCAGGTGGACCGGCGCGACGAACGCGAGCTTGACGCCCTTGGACTGGGCGAAGTCGTCCAGGTAGGGCTTGTGCTGGAAGTAGTTGGCGTCGAGGCGGCCCTCGTCGAGCGCGATGTTCGGCTGCACGTAGTCCGAGAACTCCTCGATCTCCAGCTTGAGCCCCTGGGGCCCGGCCAGCCGGTCCTTGACGAAGCCCAGGATCTCGGCGTGGGGCGACGGGCTGGCGCCGACCTTGAGCACGTCGTCGGAGCCGCCCGAGCCCTCGTCGGAGGAGCCGCAGGCGGTCAGCCCGAACAGCAGTCCGGCGGAGGCGACGGCGACGGTCAGTTTGCGAAGCACGACAAGTGCCCTTCTCTCTCGGTGAACGAAGAAATCAGCGGTGGCTCAGCCTGCGGGCGAGGAGGTCGCCGAGCATCTGGACGAGCTGGACGATGACGATCAGCACGACGACGGTGGCGACCATCACCCCGGTCTCGAAGCGCTGGTAGCCGTAGCGGTCGGCGAGGTCGCCCAGTCCCCCGCCGCCGATGGTGCCCGCCATGGCGGAGTAGCCGATCAGCGCGATCACGGTGACGGTCAGGCCCGCGACCAGCCCGGGCCGGGCCTCGCGGAGCAGCACCTTCCCCACGATCTGCCACCGGGAGGCGCCCATCGCCTGGGCGGCGGCCACGACCCCGGGGTCGACCTCCCGCAGCGAGGTCTCCACCAGCCGGGCGTAGAACGGGATGGCGGCGACGGTCAACGGCACGATGGCGGCATCGGTGCCGATGGTGGTGCCGACGACGGCGCGCGTGAACGGCAGGATCGCGACCATCAGGATGATGAACGGCAGCGAACGGCCGACGTTGACCACGGCCCCGAGCACCTTGTTGACCGGCGGGGCGGGCAGCAGTCCGCCGCGTTCGGTGAGCACCAGCAGCACGCCGAGCAGCACCCCGCCCAGCCCGGACAGCGCCGCCGACCAGACGGTCATCTGCAGCGTCTCCACCGTGGCGGTGCGCAGCAGCGGCGAGATCTCGTCCCAGGTCATGAGGCGGCCCCTTCGAGCGCGGTGTCCCGTCCGTGGACCTCGACGGTCAGCCCGGAGTCCCGGAGATGGGCGAGCTGGGCGGCGTTCACGTCGGGGTCGCCGGGCAGCTCGATGCGCAGCCGGCCGACCCGTAGGTCGCCGACCCTCTCGACGGCGCCGCCGAGGATGTTGACGTCGATGGAGTACCTGCGGGCCAGCTCCGACACGAACGGCCGGTCGGCGGCGTCGCCGACGAACGTCACGTCCACGGCGGTGGTCCCCGGCCGCGGCGTCGGTTCGGGCAGCGGGAACAGGCCGCGGGCGAGCTGCGAGCCGGGCCGCGTCAGCAGCTCGGCGATCGGCCCGGACTCGGCGAGCCGGCCGTCCCGCATGATCGCGGCCGAGTCGCAGATCCGCTTGACCACGTCCATCTCGTGGGTGATCAGCAGGATCGTCAGGCCCAGCTCCCGGTTGAGGGAGCGCAGCAGTTCCAGGATGGAGCCGGTGGTCTCGGGGTCGAGGGCGGAGGTCGCCTCGTCCGACAGCAGGACCCGGGGGCGGCCGGCGAGCGCGCGGGCGATGCCGACGCGCTGCTTCTGGCCGCCGGAGATCTGCGCGGGGTAGGCGCGGGCGTGCTCGGTGAGGCCGACCAGCTCCAGCAGCTCGGCGACGCGGGCCGCGCGTTCGCCGCGGGGCACGCCCATGACCTCGAGCGGGAACGCGACGTTGCCCGCCACGGTCCGGCCGGTGAGCAGCCCGAAGTGCTGGTGGATCATCCCGATGCCCTGTCGGGCGGCGCGCAGCTCGCGGCCGGACAGGGCGAGCAGGTCGCGGCCGTCGACCCTCACCCGACCGGAGTCGGGGCGTTCCAGCAGGTTGACGCACCGCAACAGGGTGCTCTTGCCGGCGCCGCTGCGCCCCAGCACCCCGAAGATCTCGCCTTCGCGGACCCGCAGGTCGACACCGTCCACGGCGGTCACGGTGCGACCGCGCGCACGGTACGTTTTTCGAAGTTTTTCTATCTGAATCACAGGAAATCATCCCGGAGGTCGGCGGCCCGGCGGCCCGGTCGGTCGGCTGGCGAACGGCCGGCGCGACGGCCGGCCGGCGGAGGGCGCACGCGGGCGCGCGTCCCGTCAGCAGGTCCCGGGCGGGTAGGGGGCGTGGCTCAGCAGGTGCAGTACGAAGATCATGTGCGGTGCGCTTCGACGAGGTCGGCTCTCGCTCGCTTCGGGGCGCGAGTCAGATGGGGGCCCTCAGTGGCTGCACATTCGACAACGGCACGTACACCCCATCGCCCGCGGAGCACGCGGGCGGCGCGTCGGGCATGGGCGTACGGCGGTCATGTCACGAGTGAAGCACACGAACACCCCTGTGGCCAAATCGGCACGTACCCGACAAAGCGCCCCCCGGCGCTCGGGGCTCCGGGTCAGATCCAGCCGCGGTCGCGCGCGACGCGGACGGCGGAGTGCCGGTTGTCGGCGGACAGCTTGATGACCGTCGACGACAGGTAGTTGCGGACCGTGCCCTCCGACAGCCCCAGGGAGCGGGCGATCCGGGAGATCGGGGAGCCGTCGGCGGCGGCGCGCAGGGCGTCCAGCTCGCGCGGGGTCAGCGGGCACTCCTCGGCGGCCAGCGCGTCGGCGGCCAACTGCGGGTCGATGTGGCGGGCGCCCCCCGCCACCTGCCGGATCACCCGGGCGAGCTGGGCCCCCGGGGTGTCCTTGCCGAGGAACCCCCGGACCCCGGCGGCCATGGCGCGCCGCAGGTTGCCGGGCCGGCCGTGCGCGGTGACCACGATCAGCCGGCAGCCGGGCAGGTCGCGGGACAGCCGTTCGGCCGCCGCGAGCCCGTCCATCCCCGGCATGTCGATGTCGAGCACCGCCACGTCGGGCCGCAGCTCGCGGGCGCGGGCGACGGCGTCGTCGCCCCGACCCACGTCGGCGACCACGTCGATGCCGTCCTCGGTCTCCAGCAGGAGCACCAGCGCCTCCCGGATGAGGAGGTGGTCGTCGGCCAGCAGCACCCGGATCATCCCGCCGCCCTCTGTCATCAAGGCCCCTTCTGCGGCACGGTGGCCGTCACCCGGAACGTCCCGTCGCCGAGGTGCCCGGCGGTGAACTCGCCGCCGGCGGCGGCGATCCGCTCAGAGAGCCCGACCAGCCCGCTGCCGCCCTCACCGGCGGCCCGGCGGCCGGCCCCGTCGTTGACGATCTCCAACCGTACGCCGTCCGCCGTGGCGCCCACCTCGATGCGGCATCGGGTGGCGGCGCTGTGCCGCAGCACGTTGGTGACCGCCTCGCGGGCCACCCAGCCCAACGGCTGGTGGACGTGCGGCGGCAGGTCGGGCAGCATCTCGGGCGGCTCACAGCCGATGCCCGCCGCCCGCAGCACCGCCGACGCCCCCTCCAGCTCGGCGCGCAGCGAGGTGGCGCGGTAGCCGCGGACGACCTCGCGGACGTCCCGGACGGAGTCGCGGGCCATCCGCTGGATCTCGGTCAGCTCCTTGCGGACCCGCGCCTGGTCGCGGTCGAGGTAGCGCTCGGCGACCTCGGCCCGCAGCGCGACCGCCTGGAGGCTGTGCCCGAGCACGTCGTGCAGGTCGCGGGCGAACCGCTGCCGCTCCTCCCCCACGGCGGCCCTGGCCAGCTCGGCACGGGCCTCCCGCAGCTCCTGGACGACGTGGAACATCCAGATCGACACGAACCCCGACAGTGCCGCGAACGGGAACCAGAAGAACTCGAACACCACGGTCAGCACATGGAACCCCAGCAACAGGCCGTAGCCGGAGATGCCGAGCGTGCCCGCGGCGGTCACGACGATGGCCTGGCGGAGCGGGAGAACGAGCGGGATGAGCCCGGCGGGCGCGATCAGCGAGGTCACCCAGGTGTCCCCCAGCGCCCCCGGCAGCGCGCAGGACAGCACGGTGACGACCACGAGGCCCACCCGGTGCAGGGCGTGGGTGCGGCGCATCAGGTTCTGCCAGAGCAACCGCCCGTACAGCACGAGCACGCCGCCCATGGCGATCACCGCGAACGCGATCCGGGCCGGGTCGCGGCGGGTCGCCAGCTCGTACCAGAGGGCGGGCAGCATCACGCCGCCCAACGTCACCAACGAGATCCCCACGATGGCGACGGCGATCACGAGGGTGGGGGGAATGCGCGGTTGCACGGGACCTGCCTTCGCCGCCGACGGACCGGGCGCCCCAGCCTACCCCCCGAATTCGACCACCATGCGCCGACATTTCCATTATGCGCGCCGAACAATTTCATGGGACGACTCACAGAAAGCCGCCTGTTGTTTGCTAATGTCACCCTGTCCGAATGACGGAATGGGCGGGAAAGGTACGGTGAGGGGCCATGACCGGGGCGGTCGCCGACGCGGGCGGGATCAAGGTCACCGAGGGCGATCGGCGATTCGCGGCGCTCAGTCGCGGGTTCAATCCCCGCTGGCGGGCGCGACCCGACTACATCCGGCTGGTGAGCGACGGCTCGCAGGTCAGGCACGCCCTGGAGGAGGCCGTCAACGAGCCGGTGGCCGACCCCGCGCGGCGGCGCATCACGGTCCGCTCCGGCGGCCACTGCTATGAGGACTTCGTCTGCGCCGACGACGTCCGGGTGATCATCGACATGTCGCTGATGGACCGGGTGCAGTACGACCCGGCCCTGGACGCGGTCTGCGTCGACGCCGGGGTGACCAACGGCGACCTGCGGCGCAAGCTGTTCCTCAAGACCGGTCGCGTGCTGCCGGGCGGCTCCTGCCCCTCGGTCGGGATCGGCGGGCACATCCCCGTCGGCGGCTTCGGGCTGCTGTCCCGCCAGCACGGCCTGACCGTCGACTACCTGTACGGGGTCGAGGTCGCCGTCGTCGGCGCGGACCGCCGGGTGCGGCTGGTGACCGCCACCCGCGACAGCCGCGACCGCGACCTGCGCCGGCTGTGGTGGGCGCACACCGGAGGCGGCGGCGGGAATTTCGGCATCGTCACCAAGTTCTGGTTCCGCGACCTTCCGCAGGCGCCCGAGAAGGTGCTCTTCACCGCCAGCGGATGGAAATGGAGCACGATCGACAAGGAGCGGTTCCGGCGCATCGTCCGCAATTTCGGCCGGTTCTTCGCGGAGCATCGCGGGCCGGGGCCCTACGATCCGCTGTTCGCCATCCTCCAACTCACCCACAGCAGCCAGGACAAGATCGGCCTCATCGTCCAGATCGACGCCGGCGTGCCGGACGCGGAGAAACTGCTGACCGACTTCCTCAACGCGATGAACGAGGGTGTCGGCGTCGATCGGCACGCGCTGTCGGAGGCGTACGGCGAGTACCCGGCGTTCACCGGCCTGCACGCCCCGATCATGCTGCCCTGGGACACCGTGGAGAAGCTGTTCGGCCCGGTCGACAATCTGCGGGCGGGCAAGCACAAGTCGGCGTACATGGTCGAGCCGCTGCCCGACGACCAGATCGACGCGCTGTGGGCCGGGCTGGCCGAGGACGCCGCGGGAGCCCGCCGCGACGCCGTCGTCCAGATCGACTCCTACGGCGGCGCGATCAACCGTCTGCGCCCGGGGCAGACCGCGGCACGACAGCGTTCGTCGATCCTCAAGCTGCAGCATCAGGTGTACTGGCCCATCGCCGAGAGCGGCGAGGGTCATCTCCGGTGGATCCGCACCCTCTACCGCAACATGTACCGGCGCACGGGCGGGGTGCCCCTGCCCCTGGCCGAACAGCCCGGGAGCCCGGTCACCGACGGCTGCTACATCGGCTACCCGGACGTCGACCTCGGCGACCCCGAGTGGAACACCTCGGACGTGCCCTGGCCCGCGCTCTACTACGGCGAGGACTACGCCGTGCTGCGCCAGGTCAAGGACCGCTGGGATCCGCTGAACATCTTCCACCACCGCCAGTCGGTCGAGCCCCTACGGCACTCCGGCGACGGTGCTGCGGAACCGGGCCCGATAGGCGGAGGGGGTCACGCCCAGATGCCTGAGGAAGGCCCGGCGTAGCGACTCGTCGGACCCGAGCCCGGAGCGCCGGGCCGCCCCGGTGACGGTCTCCCCGGACTCCAGGAGCGCCTGTGCCGCCTCCACCCGGAGCGCCTCCACGTGAGCGGCCGGGGTGGTGTCGACGCCATCGCGGAACAGCCGCGTCAGGTGCCGGACGCTCACCCCGGCCCTGCCCGCCATGGCGGGCAGGGAGTGGTCGGCGGCGGGGTCGGCGGCGATCCCGTCGAGCACGGCGCGCAGCACGTCGTGCCGGGGCCGGGGCGTCCGGGAGGCCACCGAGAACTGCGACTGGCCTCCCGGGCGCTGCAGGAAGACCACGAGGTCCCGGGCCACCTCGCGGGCCAGGCCGGGGCCCTCGTCCTGCTCGACCATGGCCAGCGCCAGGTCGATGCCCGCGGTCACCCCGGCGGAGGTCATCAGACGACCGTCGCGGACGTAGATCGCGTCGGGCTCGACGGCGACGGCCGGATGGCGGCGGGCGAGGGCCTCGGCGTGCCGCCAGTGGGTGGTGGCCCGCCTGCCGTCCAGCAGACCCGCCTCGGCCAGCGCGAACGCCCCGGTGCACACGGAGGCGACCCGCCGGGAGACGTCCGCGAGCGCGGTGACCCCCTCCACCAGCCCCGGCACCGGCCGGACGGGCAGGTCGGGGGAACCGGGCACCACGACGGTGTGGGCGGCCCTCACATCCGCGAGGGCCGCGTCCGTGAGCAGACGGGTGCCCGCCGAGGTGGTCACCGCTCCCCCACCGGGCGAGCACAGGGTCAGCCGGTACGAGCCGCCCAGCCGCGACGCCGTGCTGAACACCTCCAGCGGGGCGGTCACGTCCATCAGCCGTACGCCGTCGTAGGCGACGATCACGATGTCCATGACGGTCAGCCTATGTCCATATCCGAGGGGTGCATGTCCGGATGGACATGGCGGCCGGGCCGGCGGCGCATCCATGATCAGGGGAGACCGATCACCACGGAGGCCCGCCATGACCCGTCCCCCCGTCCCGCCGTTCAGCGCGGAGGACGCCCGCGCCAAGGTGCAGGCCGCCGAGGACGCCTGGAACACCCGCGACCCGCAGCGGGTGGCGCTCGCCTACACCCCCGACTCGACCTGGCGGAACCGCGATGTGTTCATCACCGGCCGGGACGAGATCGTGGCCTTCCTGACCGACAAATGGGAACGCGAGCTGGACTACGCCCTCCGCAAGGAGCTGTGGGCCCACGGCGACGACCGGATCGCCGTGCGCTTCCAGTACGAGTGGCGCGACG
The DNA window shown above is from Thermomonospora umbrina and carries:
- a CDS encoding GlxA family transcriptional regulator codes for the protein MDIVIVAYDGVRLMDVTAPLEVFSTASRLGGSYRLTLCSPGGGAVTTSAGTRLLTDAALADVRAAHTVVVPGSPDLPVRPVPGLVEGVTALADVSRRVASVCTGAFALAEAGLLDGRRATTHWRHAEALARRHPAVAVEPDAIYVRDGRLMTSAGVTAGIDLALAMVEQDEGPGLAREVARDLVVFLQRPGGQSQFSVASRTPRPRHDVLRAVLDGIAADPAADHSLPAMAGRAGVSVRHLTRLFRDGVDTTPAAHVEALRVEAAQALLESGETVTGAARRSGLGSDESLRRAFLRHLGVTPSAYRARFRSTVAGVP
- a CDS encoding nuclear transport factor 2 family protein; translated protein: MTRPPVPPFSAEDARAKVQAAEDAWNTRDPQRVALAYTPDSTWRNRDVFITGRDEIVAFLTDKWERELDYALRKELWAHGDDRIAVRFQYEWRDASGRWWRSHGNELWEFDAEGLMRRREASINDVAIAEADRRIHGPRPAAEHGRPFPLR
- a CDS encoding sensor histidine kinase, with the translated sequence MQPRIPPTLVIAVAIVGISLVTLGGVMLPALWYELATRRDPARIAFAVIAMGGVLVLYGRLLWQNLMRRTHALHRVGLVVVTVLSCALPGALGDTWVTSLIAPAGLIPLVLPLRQAIVVTAAGTLGISGYGLLLGFHVLTVVFEFFWFPFAALSGFVSIWMFHVVQELREARAELARAAVGEERQRFARDLHDVLGHSLQAVALRAEVAERYLDRDQARVRKELTEIQRMARDSVRDVREVVRGYRATSLRAELEGASAVLRAAGIGCEPPEMLPDLPPHVHQPLGWVAREAVTNVLRHSAATRCRIEVGATADGVRLEIVNDGAGRRAAGEGGSGLVGLSERIAAAGGEFTAGHLGDGTFRVTATVPQKGP
- a CDS encoding FAD-binding oxidoreductase; this encodes MTGAVADAGGIKVTEGDRRFAALSRGFNPRWRARPDYIRLVSDGSQVRHALEEAVNEPVADPARRRITVRSGGHCYEDFVCADDVRVIIDMSLMDRVQYDPALDAVCVDAGVTNGDLRRKLFLKTGRVLPGGSCPSVGIGGHIPVGGFGLLSRQHGLTVDYLYGVEVAVVGADRRVRLVTATRDSRDRDLRRLWWAHTGGGGGNFGIVTKFWFRDLPQAPEKVLFTASGWKWSTIDKERFRRIVRNFGRFFAEHRGPGPYDPLFAILQLTHSSQDKIGLIVQIDAGVPDAEKLLTDFLNAMNEGVGVDRHALSEAYGEYPAFTGLHAPIMLPWDTVEKLFGPVDNLRAGKHKSAYMVEPLPDDQIDALWAGLAEDAAGARRDAVVQIDSYGGAINRLRPGQTAARQRSSILKLQHQVYWPIAESGEGHLRWIRTLYRNMYRRTGGVPLPLAEQPGSPVTDGCYIGYPDVDLGDPEWNTSDVPWPALYYGEDYAVLRQVKDRWDPLNIFHHRQSVEPLRHSGDGAAEPGPIGGGGHAQMPEEGPA